In Haematobia irritans isolate KBUSLIRL chromosome 1, ASM5000362v1, whole genome shotgun sequence, a genomic segment contains:
- the LOC142234728 gene encoding serine protease ea-like: MRIFWAVVFMMMVFLKAGQGQLLDTTSNENDHLKRQCVNPNRRLGACVALDDCQVLQTSDEDFIIKSVCNEDFDKIPMVCCSSDVGFDAIPNGGHRNGKKLSWWPSVLKMFLSSLKSSNRNDFRPARKVKEPLVQNSLLPEPPICGGEFINNRIYGGTETHIYEFPWMAFLEYTKAGKKSRKDMNKSFVSSTIVRYRDTGSVASCPKGG; this comes from the exons ATGAGAATATTTTGGGCAGTTGTCTTTATGATGATGGTATTTCTCAAAGCAGGCCAAGGACAATTACTGGAtaccacctctaatgaaaatg ATCATCTCAAACGACAGTGTGTGAATCCCAATAGACGTCTTGGCGCATGCGTTGCCCTTGATGATTGTCAAGTACTTCAAACTAGTGATGAAGACTTCATAATTAAATCCGTCTGCAATGAAGACTTTGATAAAATCCCAATGGTATGTTGTTCCAGTGATGTTGGATTCGATGCTATTCCAAATGGTGGACATCGCAATGGCAAGAAATTATCCTGGTGGCCATCTGTGTTAAAGATGTTCCTTTCATCTCTAAAATCTAGTAATAGAAATGATTTTAGACCAGCTAGAAAAGTGAAAGAGCCATTAGTACAGAATTCACTTTTACCAGAACCACCAATTTGCGGTGGAGAATTTATTAATAATCGTATCTATGGCGGTACTGAAACTCATATCTATGAATTTCCATGGATggcatttttggaatatacCAAAGCAGGTAAGAAATCGAGAAAAGatatgaataaatcttttgtttcttctACAATTGTTCGTTACcgtgatactggcagtgttgcatcGTGTCCAAAAGGTGGATGA
- the LOC142234735 gene encoding serine protease 7-like: protein MVCCSSDVGFDAIPNGGHRNGKKLSWWPSVLKMFLSSLKSSNRNDFRPARKVKEPLVQNSLLPEPPICGGEFINNRIYGGTETHIYEFPWMAFLEYTKADPTEKAICGGSLITSRSVITAAHCVVGKVLLTNGELISVRLGINDHTKQSLHSEDNNRWYIAKKIVHEDYNEHRSYMNDIALLRLARNVPYTKTIRPICLPSVMSTHHISTDTKLTVVGWGKTETRNHSPIRQKVNVLIADQKFCTKQYGSRGVIIDSTHICATGYLANQDSCFGDSGGPLMTHRDGIWVLDGIVSFGRGCGHSEWPGVYARVDQYTDWINKKINAKDIRKNATSLTANTATKMECVQSDCGNEMGHRSDTLLSINDR from the exons ATGGTATGTTGTTCCAGTGATGTTGGATTCGATGCTATTCCAAATGGTGGACATCGCAATGGCAAGAAATTATCCTGGTGGCCATCTGTGTTAAAGATGTTCCTTTCATCTCTAAAATCTAGTAATAGAAATGATTTTAGACCAGCTAGAAAAGTGAAAGAGCCATTAGTACAGAATTCACTTTTACCAGAACCACCAATTTGCGGTGGAGAATTTATTAATAATCGTATCTATGGCGGTACTGAAACTCATATCTATGAATTTCCATGGATggcatttttggaatatacCAAAGCAG ATCCTACTGAAAAAGCTATTTGTGGAGGATCATTGATAACATCGCGATCTGTAATAACTGCAGCTCATTGTGTTGTTGGTAAAGTTCTTTTGACCAATGGAGAATT AATATCAGTTCGATTGGGTATTAACGATCATACAAAACAATCCCTACATAGCGAAGATAATAACCGCTGGTATATCGCAAAGAaaatagttcatgaagattacaaTGAACATCGTTCTTATATGAATGATATAGCTCTCTTGCGTCTTGCCAGAAATGTACCCTATACAAAAACAATTCGACCTATATGCCTGCCATCGGTTATGTCCACACACCATATTAGCACTGATACGAAACTCACCGTTGTTGGATGGGGTAAAACGGAAACGAGAAATCATAGTCCAATTAGACAAAAAGTTAATGTTCTCATTGCTGATCAAAAATTCTGTACGAAGCAATATGGCAGCCGTGGAGTGATAATTGATTCGACGCATATTTGCGCTACAGGTTACCTTGCCAATCAGGATAGTTGCTTTGGTGATTCCGGAGGTCCATTAATGACCCATCGCGATGGCATATGGGTTTTAGATGGCATTGTTTCTTTTGGTAGAGGTTGTGGACATTCTGAATGGCCAGGCGTTTATGCTCGTGTGGATCAGTATACAGATTGGATCAATAAGAAGATCAATGCAAAGGATATAAGGAA AAATGCCACCAGCCTTACGGCGAACACTGCGACTAAGATGGAATGCGTCCAGAGTGATTGTGGTAATGAG atgggacacaggTCAGATACGCTGCTATCGATCAATGATagatag